A part of Kitasatospora kifunensis genomic DNA contains:
- a CDS encoding cupin domain-containing protein — MSNEPILLGKALASFDALWSPRIVTRVNDYDVRIAKVEGEHLWHAHDDTDEFFLVLDGELHISLREPAGERTVLLPQGAVFTVPRGTEHKPSAPSGAAILMFEPAGTPTMGDRHDEIPDHVDATTGHALDT; from the coding sequence ATGAGTAACGAACCCATCCTCCTCGGCAAGGCTCTGGCCTCCTTCGACGCCCTGTGGAGCCCCCGAATCGTCACCCGTGTCAACGACTACGACGTCCGCATCGCCAAGGTCGAGGGCGAGCACCTCTGGCACGCCCACGATGACACCGACGAGTTCTTCCTCGTGCTCGACGGGGAGTTGCACATCTCCTTGCGCGAGCCCGCAGGGGAACGCACGGTCCTGCTCCCCCAGGGTGCGGTCTTCACCGTCCCCCGCGGCACGGAGCACAAGCCGTCCGCTCCGTCCGGCGCCGCCATCCTGATGTTCGAGCCCGCCGGAACACCGACCATGGGCGATCGCCACGACGAGATCCCGGACCACGTGGACGCGACGACCGGGCACGCGCTCGACACCTGA
- a CDS encoding carbon-nitrogen hydrolase family protein, translating to MTAHRNFKRQVRARAAKTGESYTSALRHFRPTPPGDVMSEARNPKSVRLAVAQTPVREDPRDVDALRESGRQVRVLMREASARGARIVHFPEGAICFPHKLVMSVDGPQAVGPADWDRCQWPVLQAELAAIAELAGELRLWTVIASVHRLTEPNRPHNSLYVISDRGEVVTRYDERLLSRTKVSYLYSPGSSPVTFDVDGVRFGCLLGIEIHYPELFAEYEKLDVDCVLLSTTGVRPGNAAAQAQGHAAANSYWVSFSVPTQHSATAPSGVIAPGGDWLERCPADGSPAVAVVDLDDGSEAAAESVTYARPWRRESRAGRYAGHQVTDPRSEDRTVAF from the coding sequence ATGACAGCCCACAGGAACTTCAAGCGCCAGGTGCGCGCCCGCGCCGCCAAGACCGGCGAGTCCTACACGTCTGCCCTGCGGCACTTCCGTCCGACTCCACCAGGAGACGTCATGTCGGAAGCCAGGAACCCCAAGAGCGTGCGGCTCGCCGTCGCGCAGACCCCGGTCCGTGAGGACCCCCGAGACGTTGACGCGCTGCGCGAGAGCGGCCGTCAGGTCCGTGTTCTGATGCGTGAGGCGAGTGCCCGGGGCGCGAGGATCGTGCACTTCCCGGAAGGCGCGATCTGCTTTCCCCACAAGCTCGTCATGTCCGTCGACGGCCCGCAGGCGGTCGGCCCGGCGGACTGGGACCGGTGCCAGTGGCCGGTTCTGCAGGCCGAGTTGGCCGCGATCGCCGAGTTGGCGGGCGAGTTGCGGCTGTGGACGGTGATCGCCTCGGTGCACCGCTTGACCGAGCCGAACCGCCCGCACAACAGCCTCTACGTCATCTCCGATCGGGGCGAGGTGGTCACGCGCTACGACGAGCGACTGCTGTCGAGGACGAAGGTCTCGTACCTGTACTCGCCGGGCAGCTCGCCGGTGACCTTCGACGTCGACGGTGTGCGCTTCGGCTGCCTGCTCGGTATCGAGATCCACTATCCGGAGTTGTTCGCCGAGTACGAGAAGCTGGACGTCGACTGCGTCCTGCTCTCCACGACCGGCGTCCGGCCGGGCAACGCCGCCGCCCAGGCCCAGGGCCACGCCGCGGCGAACAGCTACTGGGTCAGCTTCTCGGTGCCGACGCAGCACAGCGCCACCGCGCCCTCCGGGGTCATCGCGCCGGGCGGCGACTGGCTCGAGCGGTGCCCCGCGGACGGTTCGCCGGCGGTGGCGGTGGTGGACCTCGACGACGGTTCCGAGGCCGCCGCCGAATCAGTGACCTACGCGCGCCCTTGGCGCCGTGAGTCGCGCGCGGGCCGCTACGCCGGCCACCAGGTGACCGACCCGCGCAGCGAGGACCGCACGGTGGCCTTCTGA
- a CDS encoding LysR substrate-binding domain-containing protein, translated as MELTPRLLEQFVVLAEEQHFGHAARRLSMSQPPLSQAIQRLERGLGVLLLERTSRGVQLTAAGAAFAADAKRLLEAQSAAVARARRISRGVEGTVQLGYVSSLGYWHLPRLLTVAAREVPDIRLNVRQRNSAELAEQVRQGAVDLALVRLPVTDLAGLQVLEVAEERTVLAVPLGHPLAGAACVPLSRLRDEEFVTAAPQAMSQLHELIQDACQEAGFVPRSRAQGEDLTSMLGYTAAGVCVSLVPERVAALGHPMVRFVPLEGGDRLVTTVAALSRPTADPAVALLLELMERHRPEIEGPGAERVAQAGESGETEEPQEAGSRRHQASGEAPSGSAVRARRGLSEE; from the coding sequence ATGGAGCTCACCCCGCGCCTGCTCGAGCAGTTCGTGGTGCTCGCTGAGGAGCAGCACTTCGGTCATGCTGCCCGTCGGCTGTCGATGAGTCAGCCGCCGCTCAGCCAGGCGATCCAGCGGCTGGAGCGCGGTCTTGGCGTGTTGCTGCTGGAACGCACCAGCCGGGGTGTCCAGTTGACAGCGGCCGGGGCCGCCTTCGCGGCGGACGCCAAGCGGCTGCTGGAGGCGCAGAGCGCGGCCGTGGCGCGGGCGCGCCGAATATCCCGGGGCGTCGAGGGCACCGTTCAGCTCGGCTATGTGAGCAGCCTGGGCTACTGGCATCTGCCCCGGCTGCTCACGGTGGCCGCCCGGGAGGTGCCGGACATCCGGCTGAACGTCCGGCAGCGGAACTCCGCCGAACTGGCCGAGCAGGTCCGGCAGGGGGCGGTGGACCTGGCGCTGGTCCGGCTGCCGGTCACCGACCTCGCGGGTCTTCAGGTGCTGGAGGTGGCCGAGGAACGCACCGTGCTGGCTGTCCCGCTGGGCCATCCGCTCGCCGGGGCCGCCTGCGTACCGCTCTCCCGGCTCCGTGACGAGGAGTTCGTCACCGCCGCCCCGCAGGCCATGTCCCAGCTCCACGAGCTGATCCAGGACGCCTGCCAGGAGGCCGGCTTCGTCCCGCGCAGCCGTGCCCAGGGCGAGGACCTGACCAGCATGCTCGGCTACACCGCGGCCGGGGTATGCGTCAGCCTCGTCCCGGAGCGGGTCGCGGCGCTCGGCCACCCCATGGTCCGCTTCGTCCCGCTCGAGGGCGGCGACCGGTTGGTGACCACGGTGGCGGCGCTCAGCCGCCCGACCGCCGACCCGGCCGTCGCCCTCCTACTGGAGCTGATGGAGCGCCATCGCCCGGAGATCGAGGGGCCCGGGGCGGAGCGAGTGGCGCAAGCGGGGGAATCGGGGGAAACGGAGGAACCGCAGGAGGCCGGGAGCCGCCGTCACCAGGCGAGCGGCGAGGCGCCCAGCGGCTCCGCGGTGCGGGCCAGGCGTGGCCTCAGCGAGGAGTAG
- a CDS encoding CoA transferase, protein MAVEQQQPPQQQPQAQQLQSNSSTPYGVLDGLYRELGITAKDAGGTVTISGADPVTPSVHRIGDAAAAALAALGTEVAAVHQERGGAAQDVTVRVESAVRQLMAVFFTRMRGVPVAQLLEDPNLLGNSDFYRAADGRFVYVLFSYPQLRDIACQVLDCPPDRERIAAAVAQWDALRLEEAICERGGTAIAVRTQEEWRRHPQGRLLAEGPLIRIEKLGPSAPEPFRAGGGGLPLAGVRVLDNTHVIAGPIAARITAELGADVLHMSAPSHPDPIGMIVETGIGKRAAFCDLIDPAQAAAFWSTLAGADLYVSNYLNLDSKGFGPQALVERRPGLVVLDFHGWGAEGPWARRGGFDQLASAATGFAAEEGSFDAPRLPPTYLLNDYLAAVLGTAGALEALRRRAREGGSYRVHVDLAKVCMWVQDLGLLPRGQVAELPAPDPSRAGIEQAGAEQVSTEQVSTEQAGAKQPGAEQAGAEQPGTGQASTEQAGAKQSSPELATVHGPFGEVCYLPTQVGYSSLRPRLARTAEPLGASPLAW, encoded by the coding sequence ATGGCAGTCGAACAACAGCAGCCGCCACAGCAGCAGCCGCAGGCGCAGCAGCTACAGAGCAACAGCAGCACACCGTACGGCGTCCTGGATGGCCTGTACCGGGAGCTGGGGATCACGGCGAAGGACGCCGGCGGCACGGTGACGATCTCCGGGGCCGACCCCGTGACACCGTCCGTGCACCGGATCGGGGACGCCGCAGCCGCCGCGCTGGCCGCGCTGGGTACCGAGGTCGCCGCCGTCCACCAGGAGCGTGGCGGTGCGGCGCAGGACGTCACGGTCCGCGTGGAGTCGGCGGTGCGCCAGCTGATGGCGGTGTTCTTCACCCGCATGCGGGGCGTCCCGGTCGCACAGCTGCTGGAGGACCCCAACCTCCTTGGCAACAGCGACTTCTACCGCGCCGCCGACGGCCGCTTCGTCTATGTGCTCTTCTCCTACCCGCAGCTGCGGGACATCGCCTGCCAGGTGCTTGACTGCCCGCCGGACCGGGAGCGGATCGCCGCCGCCGTCGCCCAGTGGGACGCGCTGCGGCTGGAGGAGGCGATCTGCGAGCGGGGCGGTACCGCGATCGCGGTGCGGACCCAGGAGGAGTGGCGCCGGCATCCGCAGGGTCGGCTGCTGGCGGAGGGGCCGCTGATCCGGATCGAGAAGCTCGGACCGAGCGCGCCGGAGCCGTTCCGGGCGGGCGGCGGCGGCCTGCCGCTGGCCGGGGTGCGGGTGCTGGACAACACCCATGTGATCGCCGGCCCGATCGCCGCGCGGATCACCGCCGAACTGGGCGCCGACGTCCTGCACATGTCCGCGCCCAGCCACCCGGACCCGATCGGCATGATCGTCGAGACCGGTATCGGCAAACGCGCCGCGTTCTGCGATCTGATCGACCCCGCCCAGGCTGCCGCCTTCTGGTCCACCCTGGCCGGCGCCGACCTCTATGTCAGCAACTACCTGAACCTGGACAGCAAGGGCTTCGGCCCGCAGGCGCTGGTCGAGCGGCGGCCCGGACTGGTCGTGCTGGACTTCCATGGCTGGGGCGCCGAGGGCCCCTGGGCGCGGCGCGGCGGATTCGACCAACTGGCCTCCGCCGCCACCGGGTTCGCGGCCGAGGAGGGCTCCTTCGACGCGCCCCGGCTACCGCCGACCTACCTGCTCAACGACTATCTCGCCGCCGTACTGGGCACCGCCGGGGCGCTGGAGGCACTGCGCCGCCGGGCCCGCGAGGGCGGCAGCTACCGGGTCCATGTCGACCTGGCGAAGGTCTGCATGTGGGTGCAGGACCTAGGTCTGCTGCCGCGTGGGCAGGTGGCCGAGCTGCCCGCCCCCGACCCCTCCCGGGCCGGCATCGAGCAAGCCGGCGCCGAGCAGGTCAGCACCGAGCAGGTCAGCACCGAGCAGGCCGGCGCTAAGCAGCCCGGCGCCGAGCAGGCTGGCGCTGAGCAGCCCGGCACCGGGCAGGCCAGCACCGAGCAGGCCGGCGCCAAGCAGTCCAGCCCCGAACTGGCCACCGTGCACGGGCCGTTCGGCGAGGTCTGCTATCTGCCGACCCAGGTGGGCTACTCCTCGCTGAGGCCACGCCTGGCCCGCACCGCGGAGCCGCTGGGCGCCTCGCCGCTCGCCTGGTGA
- a CDS encoding CaiB/BaiF CoA transferase family protein has protein sequence MTQQPSAPSGRGLLAGVRVIELASVIMAPYAAQQLGDLGADVIKVEPPAGDMTRHYPPLRHPGMGGAALNLNRNKRSAAIDLKGPHGRDALLALLRTADVFITNLRPQALTRLHLDYDSVAAVNPGLIYANAQGFRSDSSYGTLAAYDDIIQAASGLVWLNHQVSGQPHYVPTVLADKICGMQIAQSVLAALHYREHGGTGQHIEVPMVDTMLTFNLVEHLGAAALEPDGAYGSTRSLSPQRRAQRTADGWMCILPQSDRNWRDFTAFVHRPELADDPRFATGPDRAHHADELYLLMAELTPQYTSAQWQEFCDRVGIAAAPVLDLESAATTAYAREGGLLHEAEHPTEGRYRAIGRPVRYSADPQPQLRHCPTIGQHTDEVLREAGFDPALLDPALLNTAVPHPSR, from the coding sequence ATGACCCAGCAGCCGAGCGCCCCGTCCGGGCGCGGCCTCCTCGCCGGAGTCCGCGTCATCGAACTGGCCAGCGTGATCATGGCCCCGTACGCCGCCCAGCAACTCGGCGACCTGGGCGCCGACGTGATCAAGGTCGAGCCGCCCGCCGGTGACATGACGCGCCACTACCCGCCGCTGCGCCACCCCGGCATGGGCGGCGCGGCACTCAATCTGAACCGCAACAAGCGCAGCGCCGCCATCGACCTCAAGGGCCCGCACGGCCGCGACGCCCTGCTCGCCCTGCTGCGCACCGCCGACGTCTTCATCACCAACCTGCGCCCCCAGGCCCTGACCCGGCTCCACCTGGACTACGACTCGGTGGCGGCCGTCAATCCCGGACTGATCTACGCCAACGCCCAGGGCTTTCGCAGCGACAGCAGCTATGGCACCCTCGCCGCCTACGACGACATCATCCAGGCGGCCAGCGGCCTGGTCTGGCTCAACCACCAAGTCTCGGGTCAACCGCACTACGTTCCCACCGTGTTGGCCGACAAGATCTGCGGCATGCAGATCGCCCAGTCGGTACTGGCCGCGCTGCACTACCGGGAGCACGGCGGCACCGGCCAGCACATCGAGGTCCCGATGGTCGACACCATGCTCACCTTCAACCTGGTCGAGCACCTGGGCGCGGCCGCCCTCGAGCCCGACGGGGCGTACGGCTCGACCCGCTCGCTCAGCCCGCAGCGCCGCGCCCAGCGCACCGCCGACGGCTGGATGTGCATCCTGCCGCAGAGCGACCGCAACTGGCGGGACTTCACCGCCTTCGTCCACCGCCCCGAACTGGCCGACGATCCGCGCTTCGCCACCGGCCCCGACCGGGCCCACCACGCCGACGAGCTCTACCTGCTGATGGCGGAGCTGACGCCGCAGTACACCAGCGCCCAGTGGCAGGAGTTCTGCGACCGGGTCGGCATCGCCGCCGCTCCGGTGCTCGACCTGGAGTCCGCCGCCACCACCGCCTACGCCCGCGAGGGCGGCCTGCTGCACGAGGCCGAACACCCGACCGAGGGCCGCTACCGGGCCATCGGCCGCCCCGTCCGCTACTCGGCCGACCCACAGCCGCAGCTGCGGCACTGCCCGACCATCGGCCAGCACACCGACGAGGTCCTGCGCGAGGCCGGCTTCGACCCCGCCCTGCTGGATCCCGCTCTCCTGAATACCGCCGTGCCGCACCCCAGTCGTTGA
- a CDS encoding acyl-CoA dehydrogenase family protein, with product MSPSTLSPIAFPDVALPESARQLRTEVRAFLDEERARGTVLGRPDSWLAGWDRDFSHRLAEHGWVAMALPTQYGGAGRGFLERYVVIEELLAAGAPVSAHWVSDRQAGPSILQHGTEEQRRFFLPRIAAGQCFFSIGMSEKSSGSDLASVGTRAERTAGGWRLTGTKMWTGGAHVNDYAIVLARTEEAQDRHAGLSQFIVDLRAPGVRIEPIRLMSGEHRFNAFHLEGVEVPDDMLLGQQGDGWQQVTGELAFERSGPERYLSTFPLLVSLLRELEQRTATAEQLTQIGILTARLHSVRRLSLGVAAALDAGASPDTQAALVKDLGTRLEGTLIDTVRSVLPTPADPHATPGSHAELLAFALLHSPGYTLRGGTNEILRGIITRGLEQNR from the coding sequence ATGTCGCCTTCGACGCTGTCGCCGATCGCATTCCCCGACGTCGCCCTGCCCGAATCGGCCCGCCAGCTGCGCACCGAGGTCCGCGCCTTTCTCGACGAGGAGCGCGCCCGCGGCACCGTGCTCGGCCGCCCCGACTCCTGGCTGGCCGGCTGGGACCGCGACTTCAGCCACCGCCTCGCCGAACACGGCTGGGTCGCCATGGCCCTGCCCACCCAGTACGGCGGCGCCGGCCGCGGCTTCCTGGAACGCTACGTGGTGATCGAGGAACTGCTCGCCGCCGGCGCCCCGGTCAGCGCCCACTGGGTCTCCGACCGGCAGGCCGGCCCCTCCATCCTCCAGCACGGCACCGAGGAGCAGCGCCGCTTCTTCCTGCCCCGGATCGCCGCCGGGCAGTGCTTCTTCTCCATCGGCATGAGCGAGAAGAGCAGCGGCTCCGATCTCGCCTCGGTGGGCACCCGGGCCGAGCGCACCGCCGGTGGCTGGCGGCTGACCGGGACCAAGATGTGGACCGGTGGCGCGCACGTGAACGACTACGCGATCGTGCTGGCCCGCACCGAGGAGGCCCAGGACAGGCACGCGGGCCTGAGCCAGTTCATCGTCGACCTGCGCGCCCCGGGCGTGCGGATCGAGCCGATCCGGCTGATGAGTGGCGAACACCGGTTCAACGCCTTCCATCTCGAGGGCGTAGAGGTCCCGGACGACATGCTGCTCGGGCAGCAGGGCGACGGCTGGCAGCAGGTCACCGGCGAGCTGGCATTCGAACGCAGCGGCCCCGAGCGCTACCTCTCCACCTTCCCCCTCCTGGTCTCCCTGCTCCGCGAGCTCGAGCAGCGCACCGCGACCGCCGAACAGCTCACCCAGATCGGCATCCTGACAGCCCGTCTGCACAGCGTGCGCCGGCTGTCCCTGGGAGTTGCCGCCGCGCTGGACGCCGGCGCCTCGCCCGACACCCAGGCCGCCCTGGTCAAGGACCTCGGAACCCGCCTGGAGGGCACGCTGATCGACACCGTCCGCAGCGTCCTGCCCACCCCGGCCGACCCGCACGCCACCCCCGGCAGCCACGCCGAACTGCTCGCCTTCGCCCTGCTGCACAGCCCCGGCTACACCCTGCGCGGCGGCACCAACGAAATCCTTCGCGGCATCATCACTCGTGGACTGGAGCAGAACCGATGA
- a CDS encoding acyl-CoA dehydrogenase family protein, with protein MNTHADTRTHTIDTNTPVISADDYDTAAFYSDPGAIAVVTNTTPPNAVALPSPQASTAELLAAAQEAGRRAVPAPFAETALVARPLLRRAGLPVPEGPISYAIAPELTIRYTHPSDSAVGSAGSSGDDDSLLVTGTLRRVPWARTATTVVVLATAPFGPVLFTVTPDQAHLAPGANLAEEPRDDLHLAALEVPAAQVRRIPRELLEEAELRAALARAALIAGAAERCVELTTAHTGTRAQFGRPLSHFQAVKQEQARLIEETALVRAAVQAAATPLDTGGRPARFAVAAAKTQASASVAEIARIAHQLHGAIGITQLNPLHHATTRLWSWRDEDGDEATWAVRLARSVTADTLWPALTTAP; from the coding sequence ATGAACACCCACGCGGACACCCGGACGCACACCATCGACACCAACACCCCCGTCATCTCCGCCGACGACTACGACACCGCCGCCTTCTACTCCGACCCGGGCGCCATCGCCGTCGTCACCAACACCACTCCCCCGAACGCCGTGGCCCTCCCCTCCCCGCAGGCCTCCACCGCCGAACTCCTCGCCGCCGCCCAGGAGGCAGGACGCCGGGCCGTGCCCGCCCCGTTCGCCGAGACCGCCCTGGTCGCCCGTCCGCTGCTGCGCCGCGCCGGCCTGCCCGTCCCCGAGGGCCCGATCAGCTACGCCATCGCCCCCGAGCTGACGATCCGTTACACCCACCCGTCCGATTCCGCCGTGGGCTCGGCCGGCAGCTCCGGTGACGACGACAGCCTGCTGGTCACCGGCACCCTGCGCCGCGTCCCCTGGGCCCGAACCGCCACCACCGTGGTCGTGCTGGCCACCGCCCCCTTCGGTCCCGTCCTGTTCACCGTCACCCCGGACCAGGCCCACCTCGCCCCCGGCGCCAACCTCGCCGAGGAGCCCCGCGACGACCTGCACCTCGCCGCCCTGGAGGTCCCCGCCGCGCAGGTCCGCCGCATCCCCCGCGAACTGCTGGAGGAGGCCGAGCTCCGGGCGGCCCTGGCCCGCGCTGCCCTGATCGCCGGAGCCGCCGAACGCTGCGTCGAACTGACGACCGCCCACACCGGCACCCGCGCCCAGTTCGGCCGTCCGCTCAGCCACTTCCAGGCCGTCAAGCAGGAGCAGGCACGCCTGATCGAGGAGACCGCCCTGGTCCGCGCCGCCGTCCAAGCCGCCGCCACCCCCCTGGACACCGGCGGCCGGCCCGCACGGTTCGCCGTCGCCGCCGCCAAGACCCAGGCATCCGCCTCCGTCGCCGAGATCGCCCGGATAGCCCACCAACTGCACGGCGCCATCGGCATCACCCAACTCAACCCCCTCCACCACGCCACCACCCGCCTCTGGTCCTGGCGCGACGAGGACGGCGACGAAGCCACCTGGGCAGTGCGCCTGGCCCGGTCCGTCACCGCCGACACGCTGTGGCCCGCTCTCACCACCGCGCCCTGA
- a CDS encoding class I SAM-dependent methyltransferase, with amino-acid sequence MPFNHNDHYHRLLLRQLPRSCSTALDVGCGTGRFARRLARLGVEVRAVDPSEEAIAAACTLSEGMPSGMVPRFEHGDVTELELPYGHYDFISCLASIHHMPFDTVTSLRDALAPGGVLVILGCYPEKTWVDWAWSLAAVPANAVARVTIAVMDRTRPASAGSGRDLAKAPVRPPTVPLLQIRQQADLLLPGFTLRRLLFWRYLLVFRNTAVGSTDY; translated from the coding sequence ATGCCGTTCAACCACAATGACCACTACCACCGTCTGCTCCTGCGTCAGCTGCCGCGGAGTTGCAGCACGGCGCTGGATGTCGGCTGCGGGACCGGCCGGTTCGCCCGCCGGCTCGCTCGCCTGGGTGTCGAGGTCCGCGCCGTCGACCCTTCGGAGGAAGCCATTGCGGCGGCCTGCACCTTGTCTGAGGGAATGCCCAGCGGGATGGTGCCCAGGTTCGAGCACGGGGACGTGACCGAGCTCGAACTCCCGTATGGACACTACGACTTCATCTCCTGTCTGGCGAGCATCCACCACATGCCGTTCGACACGGTCACCTCGCTGCGCGATGCGCTTGCCCCTGGAGGCGTCCTGGTCATCCTGGGCTGCTATCCGGAGAAGACGTGGGTCGACTGGGCTTGGAGTCTGGCGGCGGTTCCTGCCAATGCCGTTGCCAGAGTGACGATTGCGGTGATGGACAGGACCCGCCCCGCCTCCGCCGGATCCGGCCGCGACCTGGCCAAGGCACCAGTGCGACCGCCGACGGTGCCCCTGCTGCAGATCCGACAGCAGGCCGACCTGCTGTTGCCCGGGTTCACCCTGCGCAGACTCCTGTTCTGGCGCTATCTGCTTGTCTTCCGCAACACAGCGGTTGGCTCGACTGATTACTGA
- a CDS encoding DUF4328 domain-containing protein, producing MLILVSTLVQVVLALTFGTKPKLYAETSSLAGVGLIGAVAVFLCWFWRCRLNAEVFAPAGHRHSARAAIWTWFIPVVMWWAPRRITLDIWRASGAAGSVWVINAWWVAWLANSLGVVVFNVTSQARGNSPYVAAVHIIAAVLAVLMIRQVTAAQDGKVREAATQSAQRS from the coding sequence GTGCTGATCCTGGTGTCGACGCTCGTACAGGTCGTCCTGGCGCTGACGTTTGGGACCAAGCCCAAACTCTACGCCGAGACCTCCTCGCTGGCGGGAGTTGGACTGATCGGTGCCGTCGCGGTGTTCCTCTGCTGGTTCTGGCGTTGCCGGCTCAATGCCGAGGTCTTCGCACCCGCAGGACACCGGCACTCGGCCCGAGCGGCCATCTGGACGTGGTTCATCCCGGTCGTGATGTGGTGGGCTCCGCGCCGGATCACGTTGGACATCTGGCGAGCCAGCGGCGCAGCCGGCAGCGTTTGGGTGATCAACGCATGGTGGGTGGCATGGCTCGCCAACTCCCTTGGGGTTGTGGTCTTCAACGTGACCTCCCAGGCCAGGGGCAACTCGCCCTACGTAGCCGCAGTGCACATCATTGCCGCTGTCCTGGCGGTCCTGATGATTCGACAGGTGACTGCTGCTCAGGACGGCAAGGTCCGTGAGGCCGCCACTCAGAGTGCACAGAGGAGCTGA
- a CDS encoding ATP-binding protein, protein MIVWLNGTHGAGKTTTSALVQQLIPDSRVFDAEKVGETLMDITPGLPATDNFQHWPPWRPLVVETARRVLDYTGGTLVMPMTVLVEQYWREISTGLAQHDIPVRHFVLHADQDTLRGRIAGDTVLGPNSPFRLKYLEPYAEAARTWLHGEAEVVDTTHLTPAQVALQIVEAVKG, encoded by the coding sequence ATGATCGTATGGCTCAACGGCACCCACGGCGCAGGCAAGACGACGACCAGCGCCCTCGTGCAGCAGCTGATCCCGGATTCACGAGTGTTCGACGCCGAAAAGGTCGGCGAGACGCTCATGGACATCACGCCAGGGCTGCCCGCGACGGACAACTTCCAGCACTGGCCGCCGTGGCGGCCACTCGTGGTCGAGACCGCCCGCCGCGTACTCGACTACACCGGCGGCACTCTGGTGATGCCCATGACTGTCCTGGTCGAGCAGTACTGGCGCGAGATCAGCACGGGCCTCGCCCAACATGACATTCCGGTACGGCACTTCGTTCTCCATGCTGACCAAGACACCCTCCGCGGACGCATCGCGGGGGACACCGTTCTCGGCCCTAACTCCCCATTCCGTCTCAAGTACCTTGAGCCCTACGCCGAGGCGGCCCGCACGTGGCTGCACGGCGAGGCCGAAGTCGTCGACACCACGCACCTCACGCCCGCCCAGGTCGCCCTGCAGATCGTGGAGGCCGTCAAGGGCTGA
- a CDS encoding GNAT family N-acetyltransferase has protein sequence MNRHRQPPSPTQRLAFRQMTEDDLDDMAALLGDPDVMRHYPRPKTRDEALAWIDWNQRLYRQEGYGLWLVALRSTGEFIGDCGLTPQEIDGATELEVGYHVRADLQGNGYASEAAAACRDHARDVLRAKRLVAIIRPDNTPSQRVAEKIGLPFERDAISGSGLPVRIHATDL, from the coding sequence GTGAACAGACACCGCCAACCCCCCTCCCCCACACAACGGCTCGCCTTCCGGCAGATGACCGAAGACGACCTCGACGACATGGCCGCACTCCTCGGCGACCCGGACGTGATGCGCCACTACCCGCGTCCGAAGACCCGGGACGAAGCCCTGGCCTGGATCGACTGGAACCAGCGGCTCTACCGACAGGAGGGATACGGGCTCTGGCTGGTCGCCCTCCGCTCCACCGGCGAGTTCATCGGCGACTGCGGCCTGACTCCCCAAGAGATCGACGGAGCAACCGAGCTGGAGGTCGGCTACCACGTCCGCGCCGACCTCCAGGGGAACGGCTACGCCTCCGAGGCCGCGGCAGCCTGCCGCGACCACGCCCGCGACGTCCTACGCGCCAAGCGCCTCGTCGCGATCATCCGACCGGACAACACACCGTCCCAGCGGGTCGCCGAGAAGATCGGTCTGCCCTTCGAACGCGACGCCATATCCGGTTCGGGTCTGCCGGTCCGCATTCACGCCACGGATCTGTGA